One segment of Drosophila mauritiana strain mau12 chromosome 3R, ASM438214v1, whole genome shotgun sequence DNA contains the following:
- the LOC117142690 gene encoding 40S ribosomal protein S10a, whose product MFIPKANRIAIYEYLFKEGVLVAKKDSPIQKHPELDKIPNLQVIKVMQSLHSRGWVKEQFAWRHFYWLLTNEGIEALRCYLHLPPEIVPSTLTRTNRSDAVRPRGGLGGPGPRGFGGASKTDEDRSNYRRGPGAYGVDKKGDVGAGTGQVEYRGGFGRASRYNN is encoded by the coding sequence ATGTTCATTCCAAAAGCCAATCGTATCGCCATCTACGAGTACCTCTTCAAGGAGGGCGTGCTCGTGGCCAAGAAGGACTCGCCCATCCAGAAGCACCCCGAACTGGACAAGATTCCCAATCTGCAAGTAATCAAGGTGATGCAGTCGCTGCACTCACGTGGCTGGGTCAAGGAGCAGTTCGCCTGGCGCCACTTCTACTGGTTGCTGACCAACGAGGGCATCGAGGCACTGCGCTGCTATCTGCACTTGCCCCCGGAGATCGTACCCTCCACTTTGACGCGAACTAATCGGTCGGACGCAGTGCGCCCGCGCGGAGGACTCGGAGGACCGGGACCTCGTGGATTCGGAGGCGCCTCCAAAACCGATGAGGACAGATCGAACTACAGACGCGGTCCCGGCGCTTATGGAGTGGACAAGAAAGGCGATGTGGGTGCCGGAACCGGACAGGTCGAATATCGTGGCGGTTTCGGTCGCGCCTCTCGCTacaacaattaa
- the LOC117145155 gene encoding myosin light chain alkali isoform X2, which produces MADVPKREVENVEFVFEVMGSPGEGIDAVDLGDALRALNLNPTLALIEKLGGTKKRNEKKIKLDEFLPIYSQVKKEKEQGCYEDFIECLKLYDKEENGTMMLAELQHALLALGESLDDEQVETLFADCMDPEDDEGFIPYSPFLARMCERPDQLK; this is translated from the exons ATG GCTGATGTTCCAAAGCGTGAAGTTGAAA ATGTCGAATTCGTTTTCGAAGTCATGGGCTCCCCCGGTGAGGGTATTGATGCCGTCGACCTAGGTGATGCCCTCCGCGCTCTGAACTTGAACCCCACCTTGGCGCTGATCGAGAAATTGGGCGGCACCAAGAAGCGCAACGAGAAGAAGATCAAGCTGGATGAGTTCCTGCCCATCTACTCACAGGTCaagaaggagaaggagcaggGCTGCTACGAGGACTTCATCGAGTGCTTGAAGCTCTACGACAAGGAGGAGAACGGCACCATGATGCTGGCTGAGCTGCAGCACGCCCTGCTGGCGCTTG GTGAGAGCTTGGATGACGAGCAGGTGGAGACCCTGTTCGCCGACTGCATGGATCCCGAGGATGATGAAGGATTTATCCCCTACTCGC CATTCCTCGCCAGAATGTGTGAAAGACCCGATCAGCTAAAATAG
- the LOC117145155 gene encoding myosin light chain alkali isoform X1 — protein sequence MADVPKREVENVEFVFEVMGSPGEGIDAVDLGDALRALNLNPTLALIEKLGGTKKRNEKKIKLDEFLPIYSQVKKEKEQGCYEDFIECLKLYDKEENGTMMLAELQHALLALGESLDDEQVETLFADCMDPEDDEGFIPYSQFVQRLMSDPVVFD from the exons ATG GCTGATGTTCCAAAGCGTGAAGTTGAAA ATGTCGAATTCGTTTTCGAAGTCATGGGCTCCCCCGGTGAGGGTATTGATGCCGTCGACCTAGGTGATGCCCTCCGCGCTCTGAACTTGAACCCCACCTTGGCGCTGATCGAGAAATTGGGCGGCACCAAGAAGCGCAACGAGAAGAAGATCAAGCTGGATGAGTTCCTGCCCATCTACTCACAGGTCaagaaggagaaggagcaggGCTGCTACGAGGACTTCATCGAGTGCTTGAAGCTCTACGACAAGGAGGAGAACGGCACCATGATGCTGGCTGAGCTGCAGCACGCCCTGCTGGCGCTTG GTGAGAGCTTGGATGACGAGCAGGTGGAGACCCTGTTCGCCGACTGCATGGATCCCGAGGATGATGAAGGATTTATCCCCTACTCGC AGTTCGTCCAGCGCCTGATGAGCGATCCCGTCGTCTTCGACTAA